Proteins encoded by one window of Nicotiana tabacum cultivar K326 chromosome 10, ASM71507v2, whole genome shotgun sequence:
- the LOC142165100 gene encoding uncharacterized protein LOC142165100 — translation MGDHEEPISGQYQCELGTDCESDSDKSLDYGSDASEYDFEELESLRMQKGKEVNDKLSHYKDLDKSMTFKDLEEAKKVMNFYAIANSKPLKLRKSDKIRVRYICVVGCPFVCLISEDKKGPGFKIKTLKTKHNYEDAFENPIAKTKTIAEYFRSKVQNNPKYKIMDMKLDLKNQFSLNVHNSTLKRAKSMTLQQLQGSFLDDYNKLEAYENEIRESNPSSDVVINLSKDAMAEGKKRFLRMYICFNAMKLGFKQGLRPFIGLDKTFLKGHCKGQLLVVVAQDFQNHFYPLAWAVVDKENTLTWT, via the coding sequence ATGGGGGACCACGAAGAGCCAATTTCAGGTCAATATCAGTGTGAATTAGGTACTGATTGTGAATCAGATAGTGATAAAAGTTTAGATTATGGTTCAGATGCTAGTGAATATGATTTTGAAGAATTAGAGTCACTTAGGATGCAAAAGGGTAAAGAAGTTAATGATAAGCTTAGTCACTACAAAGATCTTGATAAGTCTATGACATTTAAGGACTTGGAAGAGGCAAAAAAAGTCATGAACTTCTATGCTATTGCAAATTCCAAACCTTTGAAGCTtagaaaaagtgataaaataagaGTAAGGTACATATGTGTAGTAGGATGCCCTTTTGTATGCCTCATCTCTGAAGATAAGAAGGGTCCTGGCTTTAAGATAAAAACATTGAAGACAAAACACAACTATGAAGATGCATTTGAGAATCCTATAGCCAAAACAAAAACTATAGCCGAATATTTCAGGAGTAAGGTGCAAAATAACCCCAAGTACAAGATAATGGATATGAAACTAGATTTGAAAAATCAATTTTCATTGAATGTACATAACTCCACATTGAAAAGGGCCAAGAGTATGACACTTCAGCAATTGCAAGGAAGCTTTTTAGATGACTATAACAAATTAGAAGCATATGAAAATGAGATTAGGGAGAGCAATCCCAGTAGTGATGTGGTTATCAATTTATCAAAAGATGCCATGGCTGAAGGTAAAAAAAGATTTCTTAGAATGTACATATGCTTCAATGCAATGAAGTTGGGGTTCAAACAAGGGTTGAGACCATTCATTGGACTAGACAAGACTTTCCTAAAGGGTCATTGCAAGGGGCAATTATTGGTGGTTGTTGCACAAGATTTTCAGAATCATTTCTATCCCTTGGCTTGGGCTGTAGTTGATAAGGAAAACACCTTGACATGGACATAG